GCTTCTTGCAGATGCTCGGACCCATCCTTTGGGACTTCGACGCACTGACCATGACTTTCTGGCGTCAGGGGCGCGAAGTGCAGTGGAAGGGCGAGGGTGGCACTTCTCCAGCAGTTCCCTCCCAGTTGTCGACTGCCATAGCTGACTCCGATCTGCCCCTGTTGACTCATCTCCTACAGCGGCACATCGACCTTTTCAATGAGCCTCAGGGTCTTCCACCCACCCGGGTCTGCGACCATCGCATTCACCTTCTCCCGGGGACAGCATCCGTCACCGTACGGTCATACCGCTACCCACAGCTGAGCTGGAACGACAGTGCGCGCTTATGCTCGCCTCGGGCATCATACGGATTTCTACTTCGCCGTTCTCGGCACTAGTGCTTCTTGTTCGCAAGTCCGACGGCTCGTGGCGTTTCTGCATCGATTACCGTGCTCTCAATGCCAAGACGTCGAAGGACAAATTTCCTATACCGGTCGTGGAGGAGCTCCTGGACGAGCTTCACGGGGCACGCTTCTTCACTAAGCTCGACGTGTGTTCTGGCTATCATCCGGTTCGGATGCGCTCGTAAGAAATCGCGAAGACGGCCTTCCGCACCCATCACGGCCACTTTGAGTTTTTGGTGATGCCCTTTGGTCTCTCCAATGCACCGACAACATTCCAGGCCTTGATGCACGACCTATTTCGGCCCTACTTGCCAAGCGTGGGCTTCAATGCGGTTCTCCACCAGGGCGCGGGGCCGCTCGCTTTCTTCAGCCGACCCTTCACCGCACGTCGtcacaagctcgcggcctacgagTGGGAGCTCATCGGTTTGGTACAAGTTGTACGACACTGGCGGCCGTATCTTTGGGGATGGCACTTCCTGATTCGCACTGATCACTACAGCCTCAAATTTTTATTGGATCAACGCCTCTCCACCATTCCGCAGCATCAGTGGATCAGCTACGACCTCAACATCGTGGTGGACGCCTTGTCACACCGCGACGCCGAACCTGACGATGGCACCTCAGACACTGAGGGCACTGCCCTTTGCATCCACTCCGGGCCTTCGTTCGTCTTCATTGATGACATTTCCCGAGCCACTACGATGGCCGCGGATGGCCAACTTCTTCGACAGTGTCTTCTTCAGGCCCAACAGCTGTCCAAGAAGTACTATGATGCTCACCACGGCCAGACCGAGTTTGCGGTGGGTGATTGCGTGTGGCTGCATCTTCTCCATCGTTCTACACAGTCACTTGAGCCTTGCGCCAAACTCAAGCTAGGCCCTTGCTATGCGGGACCCTTTCAGGTGTTGGAACGCATAGGCAACGTCGCCTACCGCCTTCAGCTGCCCCCTGGTGCTCGTCTCCACGTTGTCTTTCATGTGGGCTTATTGAAGCCTTTCCATGGAGAGCCGCCGACAATCGGACCAGATCTTCCGTCGACCTCAGACGGGCGCTTACTTCCTGATCCAGCTAAGGTGTTGAAGGTTCAACAGAGTCGTGGTGTATGGCGTCTCTTGATCCAGTGGCACGGTCTTTCAGAAGAGGATGCTATTTTGGGAGACCCTTGAGGAGTTCCGCAAACATTTTCCAGacttccagctcgaggacgagctgtttgcgcagagggggagagatgttatgaccggtttACATTACAACCGGAGAAGGCCCACGTAAATAGAGCTGACCCAATTATCTTTATAgtattaggggcttagcccagtttATTATGTTTGCTAGCCTAGAGAAattatatatactcatgtaaAGGACACCTTTTGGATTTAAGCAAGATCAATCTATTTTGATCGGCTCCTAGAAGGAGGCGGTGTCCTAACCCTAGTCGcgccaactctctctctctctctctctcgcgatCACGACGCCACAACGCCGTCGGCTGCGCCAGCCGGCTCGCCATCCACCGCAGTACCCCTACAACCTGCGAGCACATCCTGGTAGGGAAGCTGTTCCTACCACCACCATCTACGAGATGCGTAAGTCTACTAAGTTGCCCATCTCTATTAGCCCGTGTGAAATGACGATAGCTAACATATTTTAGCGACAAGGTTGAAAATGATGGGAGACATTGGGTCACACTCCCTCTCAGACCCTTCCTAGTCTGAAAACAATGACCAATATCATCACTGAATTTAATTGCCAATTCGCCATGTTACTGCTTACGAGGAACGTAACAATCAAATCACACCACTGTGGCGCGAAACCTTTCATGCAAAGAGTCCACCGAATCCAGATATGGAACACCATCATTAAGGAACAAATGCACAGAATGAACAACTGTGAGTATTGCGAAACCTTCCATGCGAAGACTGTATTGAATCCACATATGGAACAACATCATTACCACAAGCCTACGCTCGGTAAAGGAACAAATGCTCGAAAGGAACAAACGTGAATATTATGTAGGTACAATATTCCATGCAACTAATCCTCATTCACTTTTAGGACTATAAAACAAACTATTCACTGTGGCTTTGACTCGccacagcagcaagtaacaaattTATTTCTGAAAACATAACAGTAGTTCTGCCTTTGATATAGCATGCTGCCGAGGGAACAGGAAAGCATAGCTCTTCTCGTAAATTAGAATCCATAACCTGTACTTTTTTAAGTTAGTAAGGCCATATTGATTCCTGAGTAAGAAATAGCATACAATGATGAGCAGATTGTCTCCATATACCTGAACCGCACATCGGGTTCACAACAGGAGTGCACTTAGGCACCCTTATGTCGACGACAACAGCGTCAGAGGTGATGAAAGTTTTTGCCACCGATGCAGCATGCTCCAAGCAACACCTCACCACCTGTTTGCGCAAAACCCAGTTAATTTTTGTTTGAGCTTGATGCTTATGCACAGAAAGGAGGGTAAAGAAACTAGTTGGTTGTGAATAAGGAGGGACATAGAATCCCTCTTCGGAACGTCTTATCAAACTGGTCACCCCAAAGTTTATGGGTTTCATGCCATACAATTAAATATTGATTAGGAAAAGCACCGAATCGCCATTTCCCGACAAAACATAAGGGACTCTAGGATTTTCAGGTACATTGTCTTACTTGAGTAAAGGGTACCACAGCATCCTCATATGAGAGTATCGGTTATATGACGTGGTCAAAGAGAACATTGCTTCCGCAATCACATACCTTGGTTGGATCAATAATACCAGCAGCCATCAAATCCTCGTACTTTCCAGTAGCGGCATTGTAACCATACCTGGAGTTGTCAATGGCAAGGACCTGAATGAAGGCAAGTTCAAATTAGTTACGCGTAAGTTGCTGAATATCAAATGCATACTTGAGAACAAATTTGAGTTCCGAACCTTCTCAATAACTACGCTGCCATTAACGCCAGCATTTTCTGCAATCAGTTTGAGTGGATAACTCAAGGACTTCCTTACAATTTCAGCCCCAACCTTGAAAATACGAAGAGGGGATTAGCTTGTTGCGATGGAAGAAAAAAACACCTTGAACTAATGACGGGATTCTAAACCCTGACATTTTGCGAATGAGGATGTCATTCGCCTTGTTTCATACCCTCTGTTCATCATTCTCAAGGGTTTGTTTAATTGCATCAACTTTCGATGCAAGCCTTACAAGGGTACATCCACCACCGACAACAATACCTTCCTCAATAGCCGCCTGTCCACAACGAAAGTAGTTAATTATCACATGAATGAGTACATACAGATTATGTTGTAATAGAAGTAAAATCAGCACAGTTCGAAAAAGCGCAGTTGTACAGTGCACTAGAAGGCCAGCTGAATCTACACAGGTACACAATCCCAAAAATCAACTGGAATTGAACCGGGAGAAAACATTTACCTTTGTTGCATTCAGCGCGTCTTCGACCCTCAGTTTCTTTTCCTTTAGCTCGGTTTCAGTCTGTGCTCCTACCTACAAACCAAGAGTATTATGTTATATCTATTATATTCTGCTAATAATGCAACCTAAAAAGTGCACTACTGGGTGTATTTCTGGAATTGTTGCCTAGTACATCAATAGATATCTCAGCGTGGTACATCGGATGTACCTGAATGACAGCAACACCACCATATAATTTGGCTATCCTCTCTTTTAGCTTTTCTCTTTCATATTCATGTTCTGTAGCCTGaaaaaaaatgtttcggaatGAAATTTTAGCCAGGGTATTTTCATCCATACTTAAGTGAGACACGCACTTGCGCAAGGCAAGATAATTGAACTACATATACAGGAGAAATGGAGCATCCAAAAGAGACTTGATAAACAAAGAAGAGCCATGAGAAAAACAAGAACACATATATGATTCGACAAATATATACAGACCTCAATCTGGTTCTTGATTTGTGTCACCCTTTTGATTACTTCCTCTTGTGTAGTACCATCTCCAATTATTGTTGTTGAATCCTTAGTAATTACAACCTTGGCAGCAGTTCCTAGGACTGTTTTGTCTGCTTTATGCAAGGGCACTCCAAATTCGTCTCTGATGACAGTGCCTACATGAAGAATGACCGTTATAACTGAACAAATTTCACAACGGGACACATCGTATCACACCAATCATCAAGCCCACCTCCTGTCAGAGTGGCGATGTCATCGAGGTATTGGCTCCTGCGCTCCCCGAAACCAGGGGCTCTTATAGCAGCAATCTGTAGTGAGCCTCTAAGCCTGTTGAGCACGAGGGCTGCAAGAGCTTCCTGCTCAATGTCCTCTGCAATTATTAGAACTGGATATCCACTCGTAATAGCGTCCTCTAGAATAGCGATAAGATCTTTGGCGCTGTTAATTTTCTTGTCCACGAGAAGGAGCTGAGCAATATTATAAATATATTAGCTTAAGAGCACAAAAAACTCATGGAGATTGTGCTAACTGAAATAAGTAGACGAACTTCCAAGACAATGTGTGACAGACCTTGCACTTGTTATACTCCACTGTCATTTTT
This genomic stretch from Hordeum vulgare subsp. vulgare chromosome 6H, MorexV3_pseudomolecules_assembly, whole genome shotgun sequence harbors:
- the LOC123404891 gene encoding ruBisCO large subunit-binding protein subunit beta, chloroplastic-like, whose translation is MASPFCGISTCGLNAAAPTGFSTKKTLSLVSPTFVSLAQEIRPRRRCNFRANAAKELYFNQDGSAMRKLQTGVNKLAHLVGVTLGPKGRNVVLESKYGPPRIVNDGVTVAKEVELEDPVENIGAKLVRQAAAKTNDLAGDGTTTSVILAQGMITEGVKIVGAGANPVQIARGIEKTAKALVYELQKMSKEVKDSELVDVAAVSAGNDYAIGNMIADAVNKVGRHGVVTLEEGKSSENSLYVVEGMRFDRGYISPYFVTDGEKMTVEYNKCKLLLVDKKINSAKDLIAILEDAITSGYPVLIIAEDIEQEALAALVLNRLRGSLQIAAIRAPGFGERRSQYLDDIATLTGGTVIRDEFGVPLHKADKTVLGTAAKVVITKDSTTIIGDGTTQEEVIKRVTQIKNQIEATEHEYEREKLKERIAKLYGGVAVIQVGAQTETELKEKKLRVEDALNATKAAIEEGIVVGGGCTLVRLASKVDAIKQTLENDEQRVGAEIVRKSLSYPLKLIAENAGVNGSVVIEKVLAIDNSRYGYNAATGKYEDLMAAGIIDPTKVVRCCLEHAASVAKTFITSDAVVVDIRVPKCTPVVNPMCGSGIWRQSAHHCCRGTAVDGEPAGAADGVVAS